GGTATCTCGCTGTTACAGACGGCAGAAGGAGCGCTCGCTGAGACCCATTCGATCCTGCAGAGAATGAGGGAGCTTGCGGTTCAGTCTGCGAGCGACACAGTGACCAACGATGACCGTGCTGAGATCCAGAAAGAGGTAGACGCCCTCGCAACCGAAATCAACCGGATCTCGGGCACTACGGAGTTCAACACCCAGAACCTGCTAGCAGGGAAATTCACGTCCGAGACAATCCACATCGGAGCGAACGCCGGCCAGAAACTCGAAGTGAGCATCAGTGACATGAGTGCCAAAGCACTCGGGGTGCACCAGAACAGGGATTTCGACGCCGGCGTGCTCTTTGGAGGCAAGCTGCTGGTGACGGGCACGGTGGATACCTCGTCCAGCGCGGACGCGAGGTACGCTGTGCAGGTCCGAGTCACGATCACGGACGCCACCGCTGACAATGAACTAGCGACCCTTGAGTGGCTCGATACCGCGGGAAACGTCCTCGAAACCACTGAGAATGTTGACGTTTCAGCCACTACGACCGATGAAACCT
This region of Bacillota bacterium genomic DNA includes:
- a CDS encoding flagellin, which produces MRINHNLSALNAWKNLVANDDGQTKSLEKLSSGLRIGRAADDAAGLSISEKMRGQIKGLTQAARNAQDGISLLQTAEGALAETHSILQRMRELAVQSASDTVTNDDRAEIQKEVDALATEINRISGTTEFNTQNLLAGKFTSETIHIGANAGQKLEVSISDMSAKALGVHQNRDFDAGVLFGGKLLVTGTVDTSSSADARYAVQVRVTITDATADNELATLEWLDTAGNVLETTENVDVSATTTDETYGLTFKENTGQLGLNDTWTIDLMTNGINVSTQAAANTAITTINTAINTVSSERSKLGAVQNRLEHTIANLSTSAENLTAAESRIRDVDVAVEMMNFTKFQILSQASTA